The Microbacterium schleiferi genome contains the following window.
GGCGAGATCGGCTGGCTGCCGGCAATCGGCGAGGCTATGGCACACGCGGCGCCTCACGCTCGCCTCGCCGTCAGCTCCCTGAGCAGCGAGAACCTCGAGGAGTTGCTCACCCGCGGATCCGTGGACCTTGCCATCACCCCGATGGAGCTCCCGGGTGCGTTTGAGCGCAAGACCGTTAAGCGTGAGGAATACCGCGTGGTCATGTCGTCGAACAATCCTCTGGCCGACGCCGAGATGACTCTCGATACCTACCGCGCGGCGCGCCGCGTGTGGGTCGAGGTTGACTCAAGCGCCCGCCTTCTGGCGGGTGTGCATGCTCGGCATGCCGTGAGCGAGCCGCCGGCTGTCAGCGTGCAGCACATCGCCTCGCTGCCGCCCTTGCTCGCACGTTCGACGACGCTCATCGCGACGATTCCCGAAACCCTCGCTGTTGGATGGTCCCGGAGTTGGCCGCTAGTCATTCGCGAACTGCCTTTCGCTCTGGGCCCTGTCGAACTGCACCTGTATCGTCGCCGCTCCCCCAGCACGCGGGCGCTCTGGACTGGTTCTTCGACACCGTTTCGGCCGCGGTCAGCGGATTCCCGGGCGGGTTCGAAGGCATCCACATCGCGTCGTGAGCGCAGACGAGTGAGGGGACGGATGCCTCAGCATCCGTCCCCTCACTCGTTCTGTCCGCAGCGCGGTTCGGATCAGACCTGGCCGGTGGTGCGCCACCCGCCCTGGTATTCCTGACGCGCGGTCACGGCGTAGGGGACAGGGCTGACCACGGCGCGGATCGCGATCTGCTCGTGGGGTTCGACCGTCGTCTTGCCCGATCCGCCGTTCGGCTCGCCCCAGACGACGCGGACCTCGGCGCCCACGGGGACGTCGCGGTCGACGGTGGCCAGCGAGAGGCCGCGCTTCTCGTTCGCGGTCACGCCGGTGAACAGCGACAGGCCGACGGTGTTGCCGTCGGCGTCGATGACGGCGTCGTAGTTGCTGGACCCGTAGTTGGCGTTGGGCAGGTCGAAGAACTGGTAGCCGGGGCCCTCGCGGTCGAGCACGGATGCGAGCACCTTGGTCAGGTCCTCGTCGTTCCAGGCGAGCGTGACCTTCTTGCGCTGGGTTTCGGGGTCAAGCTTCTCGAGTGCATCGCGCCCGACGAAGTCGTGGTCGAACTTCACGAACG
Protein-coding sequences here:
- a CDS encoding LysR family transcriptional regulator, which encodes MLTDLNLTRVFVAIYEAGSLTAAGRRLFVTQSAISQSLARLRRELGDPLFERTAQGMRPTALAEAIYPQLHEGVSVIDRTLAAVTGFDPLSSERTFRIALSELGEIGWLPAIGEAMAHAAPHARLAVSSLSSENLEELLTRGSVDLAITPMELPGAFERKTVKREEYRVVMSSNNPLADAEMTLDTYRAARRVWVEVDSSARLLAGVHARHAVSEPPAVSVQHIASLPPLLARSTTLIATIPETLAVGWSRSWPLVIRELPFALGPVELHLYRRRSPSTRALWTGSSTPFRPRSADSRAGSKASTSRRERRRVRGRMPQHPSPHSFCPQRGSDQTWPVVRHPPWYS